The stretch of DNA TCCACCGATTGTGATAGACCATGGCAAAGGGGTGTGGTTGTACGACAATCAAGGAAATCGCTATTTAGATGCAGTTTCCTCATGGTGGGTCAATTTATTTGGTCATGCGAATCCGCGTATTAGCAAGGCTTTAGCTGAGCAAGCACAAAAATTGGAGCACGTTATTTTTGCGAACTTTACCCATGAGCCTGCGATACATGTGGCTGAGAAACTCGTTGCACTGACACCAAAAGGTTTGGAAAAAGTGTTTTTTGCCGATAACGGATCCGCCGCCATTGAGGTCGCACTAAAAATGAGCTTTCAGTACCGTGCCCAAACGAATCAGCCGAAGAAAAAACGGTTTTTAGCATTTACAAATGCCTATCATGGCGAAACACTCGGTGCCTTGTCCGTTGGAGGAGTCGGTTTATACAACGAAGTATTTGCTCCTCTGTTATTAAACGTTGTACATACACAGGGACCGGATTGTTTTCGCTGTCCTTTTGGCGAATCACCAACGACCTGTAGCGCTCCTTGTACACAGTATGTAGAAGAACAATTGAAGCAATATGCCGATACGATTTCTGCTGCCATTATTGAACCGTTAATTCAAGCGGCAGCAGGAATGAAAATGTATCCGCCTGTTTTCCTGAAAAAATTAAGGGCATTATGCGATGAATATGATGTGCATCTAATAGCTGATGAGGTGGCGGTCGGCTTTGGCCGTACGGGTACATTCTTTGCATGCGAGCAAGCTGATATTACACCGGATTTTTTATGTTTATCCAAAGGCATTACGGGTGGCTATTTACCGCTTTCCGCTGTATTGACAACGAATGAGATATTTAACGCCTTTTATGACGACTACGGTACGATGAAGGCATTTTTACATTCGCATAGTTATTCAGGTAACCCACTCGCACTACGTGTAGCACAAGAAGTATTGGCCATTTTTGAAGAAGAACAAGTGTTGACAAAGTTAGTAGCCAAACAAGAATTGTTAAAAAAATTAGCAAAAAGAGCATTTGAACATTTACCTTATGTAGGTGAATATCGTCAAACTGGCTTCGTTGGGGCAATTGAATTAGTTGCAAATAAAGAGACGAAGTCGTCATTCCCAAGTGAAGAGCGAATCGGCTATCAAATTTATCAGCGTGCACTAGAGAAAGGGCTCCTGATCCGTCCGCTCGGTAATATTATTTATTTCATGCCACCTTATGTCATTTCAGAAGATGAAATCGAATGGATGATTGGGACAACGAGAGTAGTTATCGAACAATTTTTCAAAGACAGGGGAATATAAATTGAAAAACTCACGAACTTTATCGCTTACCCTTGTTGCGGTTTTTGCTGCAATGACCGCAATTGGCGCTTTTATTAAAATTCCGTTACCCGTTGTGCCCTTTACACTGCAAATTATTGTCGTGTATTTAGCAGGTTCATTATTAGGAAGTAAGCGAGGTCTTCAAAGTCAGTTGGTTTATGTCCTCGTCGGTTTAGCGGGACTTCCTGTCTTTACTCAAGGCGGAGGTATTATGTATGTATTACAACCGACATTTGGTTATTTAATTGGCTTCGTTGTAGGTGCATATGTGATCGGCTTCATCATTGAACGCGTCGAGCAACCTACACGCAAACACTTTATTGTTGCGAATTTGATTGGAACTGCTGTCATTTATGCGATTGGTGTACCTTATCTTTACCTGGCATTAAATCTTTGGCTGGACGTACCAACTAACCTATCACATGTACTGGCAGTAGGGCTGTTAAATACGGTAGGTGTTGACATTGCACTTGCTATTTTTACGAGTTTAATAGCTACTCGTATATATCCATTTTTGAAAACAATACATTCAACGAAAAGAGGCACACAAAATGAACTGGCAAACATTAGCTCAGGAAGTCATTGACGGTAAAGAAATAACAAATGAAGAGGCAATGGAAATTTTAACAACGGACGATGATGAACTACTACCCCTACTGCATGGTGCTTTTACAATCCGTAAGCATTATTACGGGAAAAAAGTGAAATTAAATATGATTATGAATGCGAAAAGTGGCTATTGCCCAGAGGACTGCGGTTATTGTTCACAATCGTCAAAATCAACTGCACCAATCGAAAAATATCCGTTTATATCAAAAGAAGAAATATTGGCAGGTGCTAAGCATGCATTTGAAAATCAAATCGGTACATTTTGTATCGTTGCAAGTGGCCGTGGTCCAACACGTAAAGACGTAAATGTTGTCAGTGAGGCAGTAGAAGAAATTAAAGAGAAATACGGATTGAAAGTATGTGCTTGCTTAGGACTTTTAAGAAAAGAACAAGCCGAGCAGCTGAAAAATGCTGGTGTCGATCGCTATAATCATAACTTAAATACATCTGAACGCCATCACGATTACATCACGACTTCACATACATATGCAGATCGTGTGAATACGGTGGAAATTGTAAAAAAACATGGTATCTCTCCATGTTCAGGAGCAATAGTTGGTATGAAAGAAACGAAGGAAGATGTAGTTGATATTACACGTGCACTTCGCCGCCTGGATGCGGATTCGATACCAGTAAATTTCCTGCATGCGATTGATGGCACAAAACTGGAAGGTACAAACGAACTGAATCCGCGCTATTGCTTGAAGGTACTGGCACTGTTCCGTTTTATGAATCCAACAAAAGAGATTCGTATTTCGGGTGGTCGCGAGGTGAATCTTGGTTCACTTCAACCATTGGGTCTATATGCAGCAAACAGTATTTTCGTTGGCGACTATTTAACGACAGAAGGTCAAGCGGAGAATAAAGACTATTTAATGTTGCAAGATCTAGGCTTCGAAATAGAGCTTGCAGAAAAGCAAGCATCATTATGTGAAGCTTAACTTAATCAGGCAGTGACATATATTACATGTTTCACCAAACAAAAGTAGTGCTCATGGGAAAAATAGGTAAATGTGAGTTAGAAACTACTCTGTTTAGTCTAAGTAACTTTCAAAATTCTTTTTTAAAACTATTTTTTATATAGAAGAAACCATTTTGATTTTTGTCAAAATGGTTTCTTTTAGTTTGATGCTAAAAAAACATTCCAATATTTTGAATTTTTCGGGATGAATATTACATATATTTATGTTAAAATTTTCTAGTTAACGAGACTATATTTCATAGATAGGGAGGGTGATATAGGTTAGGAAGATATTTGAGCTAGTTTCAAATATTTGTGTTATTTGTGGATACATATTAAATACTGAGATTAGAAGTTGAGGGATGCCAATGTGGAACATTTTAAAGACTTGTTTAGTCCTAGAGAAATCAAATAAAAAAAATATTTTTGCTTGTATTTTCGTAGCAGTAGTTATTTTTGGCTTGATGTTATTTGTGAAAACTGAGGATTTAGGAAACAAAGTTAAAGAAATATCTGGTGAATCTCAATCGCTTTCATTAGCGTTGAGTAAATTTCAAAATGTAGACGCAACTGATGACGGAAATGGCAGTGACTTATATAAGAATTTAGCACTTCAACGTCAATATGTAGCTAAGCAAAGCATGTCACTAACAATGGAACGACCAGAATTATTTGTAGATACAGCGATAGACCTTGCAAATTTAAGAGCTAACTCATTTGATATGGAGGGCTTTGATAGTGTTGCGAGTTATCTACCTACAAAAGTAGAAAATCAATTAGATCGAGTGTTTTATCAATCTATTAAGAAAACCGGAATGTCGTTTTCCATAGATTCATTATCTTTCTTTCCATTTCTTGCTTATCTATTTGGTGTACTAGGTTCAGTTTGGTTTATTTTCACGTGTATGTATTCATGTGGAATCATGATTGAGGACTTCCAACATACATCTTTAATTAAGGGGTATCCAAT from Paenisporosarcina sp. FSL H8-0542 encodes:
- the bioA gene encoding adenosylmethionine--8-amino-7-oxononanoate transaminase; translation: MTYKELQARDLKHIWHPCSQMKDYESFPPIVIDHGKGVWLYDNQGNRYLDAVSSWWVNLFGHANPRISKALAEQAQKLEHVIFANFTHEPAIHVAEKLVALTPKGLEKVFFADNGSAAIEVALKMSFQYRAQTNQPKKKRFLAFTNAYHGETLGALSVGGVGLYNEVFAPLLLNVVHTQGPDCFRCPFGESPTTCSAPCTQYVEEQLKQYADTISAAIIEPLIQAAAGMKMYPPVFLKKLRALCDEYDVHLIADEVAVGFGRTGTFFACEQADITPDFLCLSKGITGGYLPLSAVLTTNEIFNAFYDDYGTMKAFLHSHSYSGNPLALRVAQEVLAIFEEEQVLTKLVAKQELLKKLAKRAFEHLPYVGEYRQTGFVGAIELVANKETKSSFPSEERIGYQIYQRALEKGLLIRPLGNIIYFMPPYVISEDEIEWMIGTTRVVIEQFFKDRGI
- a CDS encoding biotin transporter BioY, whose protein sequence is MTAIGAFIKIPLPVVPFTLQIIVVYLAGSLLGSKRGLQSQLVYVLVGLAGLPVFTQGGGIMYVLQPTFGYLIGFVVGAYVIGFIIERVEQPTRKHFIVANLIGTAVIYAIGVPYLYLALNLWLDVPTNLSHVLAVGLLNTVGVDIALAIFTSLIATRIYPFLKTIHSTKRGTQNELANISSGSH
- the bioB gene encoding biotin synthase BioB, whose product is MNWQTLAQEVIDGKEITNEEAMEILTTDDDELLPLLHGAFTIRKHYYGKKVKLNMIMNAKSGYCPEDCGYCSQSSKSTAPIEKYPFISKEEILAGAKHAFENQIGTFCIVASGRGPTRKDVNVVSEAVEEIKEKYGLKVCACLGLLRKEQAEQLKNAGVDRYNHNLNTSERHHDYITTSHTYADRVNTVEIVKKHGISPCSGAIVGMKETKEDVVDITRALRRLDADSIPVNFLHAIDGTKLEGTNELNPRYCLKVLALFRFMNPTKEIRISGGREVNLGSLQPLGLYAANSIFVGDYLTTEGQAENKDYLMLQDLGFEIELAEKQASLCEA
- a CDS encoding ABC transporter, which gives rise to MWNILKTCLVLEKSNKKNIFACIFVAVVIFGLMLFVKTEDLGNKVKEISGESQSLSLALSKFQNVDATDDGNGSDLYKNLALQRQYVAKQSMSLTMERPELFVDTAIDLANLRANSFDMEGFDSVASYLPTKVENQLDRVFYQSIKKTGMSFSIDSLSFFPFLAYLFGVLGSVWFIFTCMYSCGIMIEDFQHTSLIKGYPITFDKYVIAKCISLMLIVGIFLLELFVCSLPLIYFKGFGNPSFPIAIFDGIFEVYPIYQYLGVSMLYMILISIFTILLSIILNVLLKNMYLTLFVQLLLYIFPILFPNMINLVPFNPFNFLNFPGILNGQSLGLANPVVLNSTHGLIYIGISIAIMVVAVKYFLTTGKLKNI